The following proteins are encoded in a genomic region of Triticum dicoccoides isolate Atlit2015 ecotype Zavitan chromosome 1B, WEW_v2.0, whole genome shotgun sequence:
- the LOC119299059 gene encoding dirigent protein 15-like: protein MGRPSRVLAIIFVLHFILSIASPSLSCVIPCESEINLRLYLHQIAAGSGTNQVAIVPSSQPAGFGTTAVNDWTVIDGPNPGTATIVARTKGMHVQADVGGPGWFNYFSMVFEDARRRGSSFEVMGMNRAQEGEMAIIGGTGEFAMARGTIKYRALANPPPGQSIKELNIHAFYVKPAGTIAGPTIQ from the exons ATGGGCCGTCCTAGCCGTGTCCTGGCCATCATTTTTGTCCTCCATTTCATTCTATCCATCGCCAGTCCATCCCTTTCTTGCGTTATTCCTTGCGAGTCTGAGATAAACTTGCGCTTATACTTGCACCAAATCGCTGCTGGATCGGGCACCAACCAGGTAGCAATTGTTCCCTCCAGCCAACCAGCTGGGTTCGGCACGACCGCTGTTAACGACTGGACTGTGATTGATGGACCAAACCCCGGTACTGCCACCATTGTTGCCCGCACCAAAGGCATGCATGTGCAGGCTGATGTAGGCGGTCCAGGCTGGTTCAACTACTTCAGCATGGTGTTTGAGGACGCCAG GCGCCGTGGATCGTCATTTGAAGTAATGGGGATGAACAGAGCTCAAGAAggcgagatggccattattggtggGACTGGAGAGTTTGCTATGGCACGTGGGACCATCAAGTATAGAGCACTCGCCAACCCTCCTCCGGGTCAAAGTATTAAAGAACTCAACATTCATGCATTCTACGTCAAACCAGCT GGCACTATAGCTGGCCCCACAATCCAGTGA